Proteins encoded by one window of Leopardus geoffroyi isolate Oge1 chromosome X, O.geoffroyi_Oge1_pat1.0, whole genome shotgun sequence:
- the RBM10 gene encoding RNA-binding protein 10 isoform X6, translating to MSGSPPLTARAEKVSVAAGRGGGESLQEASPRLADHGGSSGGGWEVKRSQRLRRGPSSPRRPYQDMEYERRGGRGDRTGRYGATDRSQDDGGESRSRDHDYRDMDYRSYPREYGSQEGKHDYDDSSEEQSAEIRGQLQSHGVQAREVRLMRNKSSGQSRGFAFVEFSHLQDATRWMEANQHSLNILGQKVSMHYSDPKPKINEDWLCNKCGVQNFKRREKCFKCGVPKSEAEQKLPLGARLDQQTLPLGGRELSQGLLPLPQPYQAQGVLASQALSQGSEPSSENANDTIILRNLNPHSTMDSILGALAPYAVLSSSNVRVIKDKQTQLNRGFAFIQLSTIEAAQLLQILQALHPPLTIDGKTINVEFAKGSKRDMASNEGSRINAASVASTAIAAAQWAISQASQGGEGAWATPEEPPVDYSYYQQDEGYGGSQGTESSLYAHGYLKGTKGPGITGTKGDPAGAGPEASLEPGTDSVSLQAFSRAQPGAAPGIYQQSAEASGSQGAAANSQSYTIMSPAVLKSELQSPTHPSSALPPATSPTAQESYNQYPVPDVSTYQYDETSGYYYDPQTGLYYDPNSQYYYNAQSQQYLYWDGERRTYVPALEQSADGHKETGAPSKEGKEKKEKHKTKTAQQIAKDMERWARSLNKQKENFKNSFQPISSLRDDERRESATADAGYAILEKKGALAERQHTSMDLPKLASDDRPSPPRGLVAAYSGESDSEEEQERGGPEREEKLTDWQKLACLLCRRQFPSKEALIRHQQLSGLHKQNLEIHRRAHLSENELEALEKNDMEQMKYRDRAAERREKYGIPEPPEPKRRKYGGMSAASVDFEQPTRDGLGSDNIGSRMLQAMGWKEGSGLGRKKQGIVTPIEAQTRVRGSGLGARGSSYGVTSTESYKETLHKTMVTRFNEAQ from the exons AGGTGGTCGTGGGGATAGGACTGGCCGCTACGGAGCCACTGACCGTTCGCAGGACGATGGGGGGGAGAGCCGCAGCCGAGACCATGACTACCGGGACATGGACTACCGCTCATACCCCCGCGAGTACGGTAGCCAGGAGGGCAAGCACGACTATGACGACTCGTCCGAGGAGCAGAGTGCAGAG ATCCGGGGCCAGCTGCAGTCCCACGGAGTGCAAGCGCGGGAGGTCCGGCTGATGCGGAACAAATCCTCAG GTCAGAGCCGGGGCTTCGCCTTCGTCGAGTTTAGTCACTTGCAGGACGCTACACGATGGATGGAAGCCAATCAG CACTCCCTCAACATCCTGGGCCAGAAGGTGTCCATGCACTACAGCGACCCCAAGCCCAAGATCAATGAGGACTGGCTGTGTAATAAG TGTGGCGTCCAGAACTTCAAACGCCGCGAGAAGTGCTTCAAATGTGGTGTGCCCAAGTCAG AGGCGGAGCAGAAGCTGCCCCTGGGCGCAAGGCTGGATCAGCAGACGCTGCCTCTGGGTGGACGGGAGCTAAGCCAGGGCCTGCTCCCCCTGCCTCAGCCCTACCAGGCCCAGGGAGTGCTGGCCTCCCAAGCCCTGTCACAGGGCTCGGAGCCAAGCTCAGAGAACGCCAATGACA CCATCATTTTGCGCAACCTGAACCCACACAGCACCATGGACTCCATCCTGGGGGCCCTGGCACCCTATGCGGTGCTGTCCTCCTCCAACGTACGCGTCATCAAGGACAAGCAGACCCAATTGAATCGTGGCTTCGCCTTCATCCAGCTCTCCACCATC gaaGCAGCCCAGCTACTGCAGATCCTACAGGCCCTGCACCCACCGCTCACCATCGACGGCAAGACCATCAACGTTGAGTTCGCCAAGGGTTCTAAGAG GGACATGGCCTCCAATGAAGGCAGCCGCATCAATGCTGCCTCTGTGGCCAGCACTGCCATTGCTGCGGCCCAGTGGGCCATCTCACAG gcctcccagggtggggagggtgcctgggCCACCCCCGAGGAGCCACCGGTCGACTACAGCTACTACCAACAGGATGAGGGCTATGGCGGCAGCCAGGGCACAGAGTCCTCCCTCTATGCCCATGGCTACCTCAAGGGCACCAAGGGCCCCGGCATCACTGGAACCAAAGGGGACCCAGCTGGAGCAG GTCCTGAGGCCTCCCTGGAGCCTGGGACAGACTCTGTGTCACTGCAGGCTTTCTCCCGTGCCCAGCCTGGTGCCGCACCTGGCATCTACCAGCAATCAGCCGAGGCGAGCGGCAGCCAGGGCGCCGCTGCCAACAGCCAG TCATACACCATCATGTCACCCGCTGTGCTCAAATCTGAGCTCCAGAGCCCTacccatcccagctctgccctgccaCCAGCCACCAGCCCCACTGCCCAGGAGTCCTACAACCAGTACC ctgttCCAGACGTGTCTACTTACCAGTACGACGAGACCTCTGGCTACTACTATGACCCCCAGACTGGCCTCTACTATGACCCCAACTCCCAG tatTATTACAACGCTCAGAGCCAGCAGTACCTGTACTGGGACGGGGAGAGACGGACCTACGTCCCTGCGCTGGAACAGTCAGCCGACGGGCATAAGGAGACGGGGGCCCCCTCGAAAGAGggtaaagaaaagaaggagaagcacAAGACCAAGACAGCCCAACAG ATTGCCAAGGACATGGAACGCTGGGCCCGCAGCCtcaacaagcaaaaagaaaacttcaaaaacagCTTCCAGCCCATCAGCTCCCTGCGAGACGATGAAAGGCGGGAATCAGCTACCGCAGATGCTGGCTATGCCATCCTCGAGAAGAAG GGAGCACTAGCTGAAAGACAGCACACCAGCATGGACCTCCCGAAACTGGCCAGCGATGACCGCCCA AGCCCACCTCGGGGCCTCGTGGCAGCCTACAGCGGGGAGAGTGACAGCGAGGAGGAGCAGGAGCGCGGGGGTCCGGAACGGGAGGAGAAGCTCACTGACTGGCAGAAGCTGGCCTGTCTGCTCTGCCGGCGCCAGTTCCCCAGCAAGGAGGCGCTCATCCGCCACCAGCAGCTCTCTGGGCTACACAAG CAAAACCTTGAGATTCACCGACGAGCTCACCTGTCGGAAAATGAGCTGGAAGCACTGGAGAAGAACGACATGGAG CAAATGAAGTACCGGGACCGTGCAGCCGAACGCAGAGAGAAGTACGGCATCCCTGAGCCACCGGAGCCCAAGCGGAGGAAGTACGGCGGCATGTCTGCAGCTTCTGT GGACTTTGAGCAGCCCACACGGGACGGGCTGGGCAGCGACAACATTGGCAGTCGTATGCTCCAGGCCATGGGCTGGAAAGAAGGTAGTGGCCTGGGCCGGAAGAAGCAGGGCATCGTGACGCCCATTGAG GCCCAGACACGGGTGCGGGGTTCCGGCTTGGGGGCCCGAGGCAGCTCCTACGGGGTCACCTCAACCGAGTCCTACAAGGAGACACTGCACAAGACAATGGTGACCCGCTTCAACGAGGCCCAGTGA
- the RBM10 gene encoding RNA-binding protein 10 isoform X1, whose translation MSGSPPLTARAEKVSVAAGRGGGESLQEASPRLADHGGSSGGGWEVKRSQRLRRGPSSPRRPYQDMEYERRGGRGDRTGRYGATDRSQDDGGESRSRDHDYRDMDYRSYPREYGSQEGKHDYDDSSEEQSAEDSYEASPGSETQRRRRRRHRHSPTGPPGFPRDGDYRDQDYRTEQGEEEEEDEEEEEEEKASNIVMLRMLPQAATEDDIRGQLQSHGVQAREVRLMRNKSSGQSRGFAFVEFSHLQDATRWMEANQHSLNILGQKVSMHYSDPKPKINEDWLCNKCGVQNFKRREKCFKCGVPKSEAEQKLPLGARLDQQTLPLGGRELSQGLLPLPQPYQAQGVLASQALSQGSEPSSENANDTIILRNLNPHSTMDSILGALAPYAVLSSSNVRVIKDKQTQLNRGFAFIQLSTIVEAAQLLQILQALHPPLTIDGKTINVEFAKGSKRDMASNEGSRINAASVASTAIAAAQWAISQASQGGEGAWATPEEPPVDYSYYQQDEGYGGSQGTESSLYAHGYLKGTKGPGITGTKGDPAGAGPEASLEPGTDSVSLQAFSRAQPGAAPGIYQQSAEASGSQGAAANSQSYTIMSPAVLKSELQSPTHPSSALPPATSPTAQESYNQYPVPDVSTYQYDETSGYYYDPQTGLYYDPNSQYYYNAQSQQYLYWDGERRTYVPALEQSADGHKETGAPSKEGKEKKEKHKTKTAQQIAKDMERWARSLNKQKENFKNSFQPISSLRDDERRESATADAGYAILEKKGALAERQHTSMDLPKLASDDRPSPPRGLVAAYSGESDSEEEQERGGPEREEKLTDWQKLACLLCRRQFPSKEALIRHQQLSGLHKQNLEIHRRAHLSENELEALEKNDMEQMKYRDRAAERREKYGIPEPPEPKRRKYGGMSAASVDFEQPTRDGLGSDNIGSRMLQAMGWKEGSGLGRKKQGIVTPIEAQTRVRGSGLGARGSSYGVTSTESYKETLHKTMVTRFNEAQ comes from the exons AGGTGGTCGTGGGGATAGGACTGGCCGCTACGGAGCCACTGACCGTTCGCAGGACGATGGGGGGGAGAGCCGCAGCCGAGACCATGACTACCGGGACATGGACTACCGCTCATACCCCCGCGAGTACGGTAGCCAGGAGGGCAAGCACGACTATGACGACTCGTCCGAGGAGCAGAGTGCAGAG GATTCCTACGAGGCCTCCCCGGGCTCCGAGACTCAGCgtaggcggcggcggcggcacaGGCACAGCCCCACCGGCCCGCCAGGCTTCCCCCGAGACGGCGACTATCGGGACCAGGACTATCGGACCgagcaaggggaggaggaggaggaggatgaggaggaggaggaggaggagaaggccaGTAACATCGTCATGCTGAGGATGCTGCCACAGGCAGCCACTGAGGATGAC ATCCGGGGCCAGCTGCAGTCCCACGGAGTGCAAGCGCGGGAGGTCCGGCTGATGCGGAACAAATCCTCAG GTCAGAGCCGGGGCTTCGCCTTCGTCGAGTTTAGTCACTTGCAGGACGCTACACGATGGATGGAAGCCAATCAG CACTCCCTCAACATCCTGGGCCAGAAGGTGTCCATGCACTACAGCGACCCCAAGCCCAAGATCAATGAGGACTGGCTGTGTAATAAG TGTGGCGTCCAGAACTTCAAACGCCGCGAGAAGTGCTTCAAATGTGGTGTGCCCAAGTCAG AGGCGGAGCAGAAGCTGCCCCTGGGCGCAAGGCTGGATCAGCAGACGCTGCCTCTGGGTGGACGGGAGCTAAGCCAGGGCCTGCTCCCCCTGCCTCAGCCCTACCAGGCCCAGGGAGTGCTGGCCTCCCAAGCCCTGTCACAGGGCTCGGAGCCAAGCTCAGAGAACGCCAATGACA CCATCATTTTGCGCAACCTGAACCCACACAGCACCATGGACTCCATCCTGGGGGCCCTGGCACCCTATGCGGTGCTGTCCTCCTCCAACGTACGCGTCATCAAGGACAAGCAGACCCAATTGAATCGTGGCTTCGCCTTCATCCAGCTCTCCACCATCGTG gaaGCAGCCCAGCTACTGCAGATCCTACAGGCCCTGCACCCACCGCTCACCATCGACGGCAAGACCATCAACGTTGAGTTCGCCAAGGGTTCTAAGAG GGACATGGCCTCCAATGAAGGCAGCCGCATCAATGCTGCCTCTGTGGCCAGCACTGCCATTGCTGCGGCCCAGTGGGCCATCTCACAG gcctcccagggtggggagggtgcctgggCCACCCCCGAGGAGCCACCGGTCGACTACAGCTACTACCAACAGGATGAGGGCTATGGCGGCAGCCAGGGCACAGAGTCCTCCCTCTATGCCCATGGCTACCTCAAGGGCACCAAGGGCCCCGGCATCACTGGAACCAAAGGGGACCCAGCTGGAGCAG GTCCTGAGGCCTCCCTGGAGCCTGGGACAGACTCTGTGTCACTGCAGGCTTTCTCCCGTGCCCAGCCTGGTGCCGCACCTGGCATCTACCAGCAATCAGCCGAGGCGAGCGGCAGCCAGGGCGCCGCTGCCAACAGCCAG TCATACACCATCATGTCACCCGCTGTGCTCAAATCTGAGCTCCAGAGCCCTacccatcccagctctgccctgccaCCAGCCACCAGCCCCACTGCCCAGGAGTCCTACAACCAGTACC ctgttCCAGACGTGTCTACTTACCAGTACGACGAGACCTCTGGCTACTACTATGACCCCCAGACTGGCCTCTACTATGACCCCAACTCCCAG tatTATTACAACGCTCAGAGCCAGCAGTACCTGTACTGGGACGGGGAGAGACGGACCTACGTCCCTGCGCTGGAACAGTCAGCCGACGGGCATAAGGAGACGGGGGCCCCCTCGAAAGAGggtaaagaaaagaaggagaagcacAAGACCAAGACAGCCCAACAG ATTGCCAAGGACATGGAACGCTGGGCCCGCAGCCtcaacaagcaaaaagaaaacttcaaaaacagCTTCCAGCCCATCAGCTCCCTGCGAGACGATGAAAGGCGGGAATCAGCTACCGCAGATGCTGGCTATGCCATCCTCGAGAAGAAG GGAGCACTAGCTGAAAGACAGCACACCAGCATGGACCTCCCGAAACTGGCCAGCGATGACCGCCCA AGCCCACCTCGGGGCCTCGTGGCAGCCTACAGCGGGGAGAGTGACAGCGAGGAGGAGCAGGAGCGCGGGGGTCCGGAACGGGAGGAGAAGCTCACTGACTGGCAGAAGCTGGCCTGTCTGCTCTGCCGGCGCCAGTTCCCCAGCAAGGAGGCGCTCATCCGCCACCAGCAGCTCTCTGGGCTACACAAG CAAAACCTTGAGATTCACCGACGAGCTCACCTGTCGGAAAATGAGCTGGAAGCACTGGAGAAGAACGACATGGAG CAAATGAAGTACCGGGACCGTGCAGCCGAACGCAGAGAGAAGTACGGCATCCCTGAGCCACCGGAGCCCAAGCGGAGGAAGTACGGCGGCATGTCTGCAGCTTCTGT GGACTTTGAGCAGCCCACACGGGACGGGCTGGGCAGCGACAACATTGGCAGTCGTATGCTCCAGGCCATGGGCTGGAAAGAAGGTAGTGGCCTGGGCCGGAAGAAGCAGGGCATCGTGACGCCCATTGAG GCCCAGACACGGGTGCGGGGTTCCGGCTTGGGGGCCCGAGGCAGCTCCTACGGGGTCACCTCAACCGAGTCCTACAAGGAGACACTGCACAAGACAATGGTGACCCGCTTCAACGAGGCCCAGTGA
- the RBM10 gene encoding RNA-binding protein 10 isoform X3, protein MSGSPPLTARAEKVSVAAGRGGGESLQEASPRLADHGGSSGGGWEVKRSQRLRRGPSSPRRPYQDMEYERRGGRGDRTGRYGATDRSQDDGGESRSRDHDYRDMDYRSYPREYGSQEGKHDYDDSSEEQSAEDSYEASPGSETQRRRRRRHRHSPTGPPGFPRDGDYRDQDYRTEQGEEEEEDEEEEEEEKASNIVMLRMLPQAATEDDIRGQLQSHGVQAREVRLMRNKSSGQSRGFAFVEFSHLQDATRWMEANQHSLNILGQKVSMHYSDPKPKINEDWLCNKCGVQNFKRREKCFKCGVPKSEAEQKLPLGARLDQQTLPLGGRELSQGLLPLPQPYQAQGVLASQALSQGSEPSSENANDTIILRNLNPHSTMDSILGALAPYAVLSSSNVRVIKDKQTQLNRGFAFIQLSTIVEAAQLLQILQALHPPLTIDGKTINVEFAKGSKRDMASNEGSRINAASVASTAIAAAQWAISQDEGYGGSQGTESSLYAHGYLKGTKGPGITGTKGDPAGAGPEASLEPGTDSVSLQAFSRAQPGAAPGIYQQSAEASGSQGAAANSQSYTIMSPAVLKSELQSPTHPSSALPPATSPTAQESYNQYPVPDVSTYQYDETSGYYYDPQTGLYYDPNSQYYYNAQSQQYLYWDGERRTYVPALEQSADGHKETGAPSKEGKEKKEKHKTKTAQQIAKDMERWARSLNKQKENFKNSFQPISSLRDDERRESATADAGYAILEKKGALAERQHTSMDLPKLASDDRPSPPRGLVAAYSGESDSEEEQERGGPEREEKLTDWQKLACLLCRRQFPSKEALIRHQQLSGLHKQNLEIHRRAHLSENELEALEKNDMEQMKYRDRAAERREKYGIPEPPEPKRRKYGGMSAASVDFEQPTRDGLGSDNIGSRMLQAMGWKEGSGLGRKKQGIVTPIEAQTRVRGSGLGARGSSYGVTSTESYKETLHKTMVTRFNEAQ, encoded by the exons AGGTGGTCGTGGGGATAGGACTGGCCGCTACGGAGCCACTGACCGTTCGCAGGACGATGGGGGGGAGAGCCGCAGCCGAGACCATGACTACCGGGACATGGACTACCGCTCATACCCCCGCGAGTACGGTAGCCAGGAGGGCAAGCACGACTATGACGACTCGTCCGAGGAGCAGAGTGCAGAG GATTCCTACGAGGCCTCCCCGGGCTCCGAGACTCAGCgtaggcggcggcggcggcacaGGCACAGCCCCACCGGCCCGCCAGGCTTCCCCCGAGACGGCGACTATCGGGACCAGGACTATCGGACCgagcaaggggaggaggaggaggaggatgaggaggaggaggaggaggagaaggccaGTAACATCGTCATGCTGAGGATGCTGCCACAGGCAGCCACTGAGGATGAC ATCCGGGGCCAGCTGCAGTCCCACGGAGTGCAAGCGCGGGAGGTCCGGCTGATGCGGAACAAATCCTCAG GTCAGAGCCGGGGCTTCGCCTTCGTCGAGTTTAGTCACTTGCAGGACGCTACACGATGGATGGAAGCCAATCAG CACTCCCTCAACATCCTGGGCCAGAAGGTGTCCATGCACTACAGCGACCCCAAGCCCAAGATCAATGAGGACTGGCTGTGTAATAAG TGTGGCGTCCAGAACTTCAAACGCCGCGAGAAGTGCTTCAAATGTGGTGTGCCCAAGTCAG AGGCGGAGCAGAAGCTGCCCCTGGGCGCAAGGCTGGATCAGCAGACGCTGCCTCTGGGTGGACGGGAGCTAAGCCAGGGCCTGCTCCCCCTGCCTCAGCCCTACCAGGCCCAGGGAGTGCTGGCCTCCCAAGCCCTGTCACAGGGCTCGGAGCCAAGCTCAGAGAACGCCAATGACA CCATCATTTTGCGCAACCTGAACCCACACAGCACCATGGACTCCATCCTGGGGGCCCTGGCACCCTATGCGGTGCTGTCCTCCTCCAACGTACGCGTCATCAAGGACAAGCAGACCCAATTGAATCGTGGCTTCGCCTTCATCCAGCTCTCCACCATCGTG gaaGCAGCCCAGCTACTGCAGATCCTACAGGCCCTGCACCCACCGCTCACCATCGACGGCAAGACCATCAACGTTGAGTTCGCCAAGGGTTCTAAGAG GGACATGGCCTCCAATGAAGGCAGCCGCATCAATGCTGCCTCTGTGGCCAGCACTGCCATTGCTGCGGCCCAGTGGGCCATCTCACAG GATGAGGGCTATGGCGGCAGCCAGGGCACAGAGTCCTCCCTCTATGCCCATGGCTACCTCAAGGGCACCAAGGGCCCCGGCATCACTGGAACCAAAGGGGACCCAGCTGGAGCAG GTCCTGAGGCCTCCCTGGAGCCTGGGACAGACTCTGTGTCACTGCAGGCTTTCTCCCGTGCCCAGCCTGGTGCCGCACCTGGCATCTACCAGCAATCAGCCGAGGCGAGCGGCAGCCAGGGCGCCGCTGCCAACAGCCAG TCATACACCATCATGTCACCCGCTGTGCTCAAATCTGAGCTCCAGAGCCCTacccatcccagctctgccctgccaCCAGCCACCAGCCCCACTGCCCAGGAGTCCTACAACCAGTACC ctgttCCAGACGTGTCTACTTACCAGTACGACGAGACCTCTGGCTACTACTATGACCCCCAGACTGGCCTCTACTATGACCCCAACTCCCAG tatTATTACAACGCTCAGAGCCAGCAGTACCTGTACTGGGACGGGGAGAGACGGACCTACGTCCCTGCGCTGGAACAGTCAGCCGACGGGCATAAGGAGACGGGGGCCCCCTCGAAAGAGggtaaagaaaagaaggagaagcacAAGACCAAGACAGCCCAACAG ATTGCCAAGGACATGGAACGCTGGGCCCGCAGCCtcaacaagcaaaaagaaaacttcaaaaacagCTTCCAGCCCATCAGCTCCCTGCGAGACGATGAAAGGCGGGAATCAGCTACCGCAGATGCTGGCTATGCCATCCTCGAGAAGAAG GGAGCACTAGCTGAAAGACAGCACACCAGCATGGACCTCCCGAAACTGGCCAGCGATGACCGCCCA AGCCCACCTCGGGGCCTCGTGGCAGCCTACAGCGGGGAGAGTGACAGCGAGGAGGAGCAGGAGCGCGGGGGTCCGGAACGGGAGGAGAAGCTCACTGACTGGCAGAAGCTGGCCTGTCTGCTCTGCCGGCGCCAGTTCCCCAGCAAGGAGGCGCTCATCCGCCACCAGCAGCTCTCTGGGCTACACAAG CAAAACCTTGAGATTCACCGACGAGCTCACCTGTCGGAAAATGAGCTGGAAGCACTGGAGAAGAACGACATGGAG CAAATGAAGTACCGGGACCGTGCAGCCGAACGCAGAGAGAAGTACGGCATCCCTGAGCCACCGGAGCCCAAGCGGAGGAAGTACGGCGGCATGTCTGCAGCTTCTGT GGACTTTGAGCAGCCCACACGGGACGGGCTGGGCAGCGACAACATTGGCAGTCGTATGCTCCAGGCCATGGGCTGGAAAGAAGGTAGTGGCCTGGGCCGGAAGAAGCAGGGCATCGTGACGCCCATTGAG GCCCAGACACGGGTGCGGGGTTCCGGCTTGGGGGCCCGAGGCAGCTCCTACGGGGTCACCTCAACCGAGTCCTACAAGGAGACACTGCACAAGACAATGGTGACCCGCTTCAACGAGGCCCAGTGA
- the RBM10 gene encoding RNA-binding protein 10 isoform X4 has translation MSGSPPLTARAEKVSVAAGRGGGESLQEASPRLADHGGSSGGGWEVKRSQRLRRGPSSPRRPYQDMEYERRGGRGDRTGRYGATDRSQDDGGESRSRDHDYRDMDYRSYPREYGSQEGKHDYDDSSEEQSAEDSYEASPGSETQRRRRRRHRHSPTGPPGFPRDGDYRDQDYRTEQGEEEEEDEEEEEEEKASNIVMLRMLPQAATEDDIRGQLQSHGVQAREVRLMRNKSSGQSRGFAFVEFSHLQDATRWMEANQHSLNILGQKVSMHYSDPKPKINEDWLCNKCGVQNFKRREKCFKCGVPKSEAEQKLPLGARLDQQTLPLGGRELSQGLLPLPQPYQAQGVLASQALSQGSEPSSENANDTIILRNLNPHSTMDSILGALAPYAVLSSSNVRVIKDKQTQLNRGFAFIQLSTIEAAQLLQILQALHPPLTIDGKTINVEFAKGSKRDMASNEGSRINAASVASTAIAAAQWAISQDEGYGGSQGTESSLYAHGYLKGTKGPGITGTKGDPAGAGPEASLEPGTDSVSLQAFSRAQPGAAPGIYQQSAEASGSQGAAANSQSYTIMSPAVLKSELQSPTHPSSALPPATSPTAQESYNQYPVPDVSTYQYDETSGYYYDPQTGLYYDPNSQYYYNAQSQQYLYWDGERRTYVPALEQSADGHKETGAPSKEGKEKKEKHKTKTAQQIAKDMERWARSLNKQKENFKNSFQPISSLRDDERRESATADAGYAILEKKGALAERQHTSMDLPKLASDDRPSPPRGLVAAYSGESDSEEEQERGGPEREEKLTDWQKLACLLCRRQFPSKEALIRHQQLSGLHKQNLEIHRRAHLSENELEALEKNDMEQMKYRDRAAERREKYGIPEPPEPKRRKYGGMSAASVDFEQPTRDGLGSDNIGSRMLQAMGWKEGSGLGRKKQGIVTPIEAQTRVRGSGLGARGSSYGVTSTESYKETLHKTMVTRFNEAQ, from the exons AGGTGGTCGTGGGGATAGGACTGGCCGCTACGGAGCCACTGACCGTTCGCAGGACGATGGGGGGGAGAGCCGCAGCCGAGACCATGACTACCGGGACATGGACTACCGCTCATACCCCCGCGAGTACGGTAGCCAGGAGGGCAAGCACGACTATGACGACTCGTCCGAGGAGCAGAGTGCAGAG GATTCCTACGAGGCCTCCCCGGGCTCCGAGACTCAGCgtaggcggcggcggcggcacaGGCACAGCCCCACCGGCCCGCCAGGCTTCCCCCGAGACGGCGACTATCGGGACCAGGACTATCGGACCgagcaaggggaggaggaggaggaggatgaggaggaggaggaggaggagaaggccaGTAACATCGTCATGCTGAGGATGCTGCCACAGGCAGCCACTGAGGATGAC ATCCGGGGCCAGCTGCAGTCCCACGGAGTGCAAGCGCGGGAGGTCCGGCTGATGCGGAACAAATCCTCAG GTCAGAGCCGGGGCTTCGCCTTCGTCGAGTTTAGTCACTTGCAGGACGCTACACGATGGATGGAAGCCAATCAG CACTCCCTCAACATCCTGGGCCAGAAGGTGTCCATGCACTACAGCGACCCCAAGCCCAAGATCAATGAGGACTGGCTGTGTAATAAG TGTGGCGTCCAGAACTTCAAACGCCGCGAGAAGTGCTTCAAATGTGGTGTGCCCAAGTCAG AGGCGGAGCAGAAGCTGCCCCTGGGCGCAAGGCTGGATCAGCAGACGCTGCCTCTGGGTGGACGGGAGCTAAGCCAGGGCCTGCTCCCCCTGCCTCAGCCCTACCAGGCCCAGGGAGTGCTGGCCTCCCAAGCCCTGTCACAGGGCTCGGAGCCAAGCTCAGAGAACGCCAATGACA CCATCATTTTGCGCAACCTGAACCCACACAGCACCATGGACTCCATCCTGGGGGCCCTGGCACCCTATGCGGTGCTGTCCTCCTCCAACGTACGCGTCATCAAGGACAAGCAGACCCAATTGAATCGTGGCTTCGCCTTCATCCAGCTCTCCACCATC gaaGCAGCCCAGCTACTGCAGATCCTACAGGCCCTGCACCCACCGCTCACCATCGACGGCAAGACCATCAACGTTGAGTTCGCCAAGGGTTCTAAGAG GGACATGGCCTCCAATGAAGGCAGCCGCATCAATGCTGCCTCTGTGGCCAGCACTGCCATTGCTGCGGCCCAGTGGGCCATCTCACAG GATGAGGGCTATGGCGGCAGCCAGGGCACAGAGTCCTCCCTCTATGCCCATGGCTACCTCAAGGGCACCAAGGGCCCCGGCATCACTGGAACCAAAGGGGACCCAGCTGGAGCAG GTCCTGAGGCCTCCCTGGAGCCTGGGACAGACTCTGTGTCACTGCAGGCTTTCTCCCGTGCCCAGCCTGGTGCCGCACCTGGCATCTACCAGCAATCAGCCGAGGCGAGCGGCAGCCAGGGCGCCGCTGCCAACAGCCAG TCATACACCATCATGTCACCCGCTGTGCTCAAATCTGAGCTCCAGAGCCCTacccatcccagctctgccctgccaCCAGCCACCAGCCCCACTGCCCAGGAGTCCTACAACCAGTACC ctgttCCAGACGTGTCTACTTACCAGTACGACGAGACCTCTGGCTACTACTATGACCCCCAGACTGGCCTCTACTATGACCCCAACTCCCAG tatTATTACAACGCTCAGAGCCAGCAGTACCTGTACTGGGACGGGGAGAGACGGACCTACGTCCCTGCGCTGGAACAGTCAGCCGACGGGCATAAGGAGACGGGGGCCCCCTCGAAAGAGggtaaagaaaagaaggagaagcacAAGACCAAGACAGCCCAACAG ATTGCCAAGGACATGGAACGCTGGGCCCGCAGCCtcaacaagcaaaaagaaaacttcaaaaacagCTTCCAGCCCATCAGCTCCCTGCGAGACGATGAAAGGCGGGAATCAGCTACCGCAGATGCTGGCTATGCCATCCTCGAGAAGAAG GGAGCACTAGCTGAAAGACAGCACACCAGCATGGACCTCCCGAAACTGGCCAGCGATGACCGCCCA AGCCCACCTCGGGGCCTCGTGGCAGCCTACAGCGGGGAGAGTGACAGCGAGGAGGAGCAGGAGCGCGGGGGTCCGGAACGGGAGGAGAAGCTCACTGACTGGCAGAAGCTGGCCTGTCTGCTCTGCCGGCGCCAGTTCCCCAGCAAGGAGGCGCTCATCCGCCACCAGCAGCTCTCTGGGCTACACAAG CAAAACCTTGAGATTCACCGACGAGCTCACCTGTCGGAAAATGAGCTGGAAGCACTGGAGAAGAACGACATGGAG CAAATGAAGTACCGGGACCGTGCAGCCGAACGCAGAGAGAAGTACGGCATCCCTGAGCCACCGGAGCCCAAGCGGAGGAAGTACGGCGGCATGTCTGCAGCTTCTGT GGACTTTGAGCAGCCCACACGGGACGGGCTGGGCAGCGACAACATTGGCAGTCGTATGCTCCAGGCCATGGGCTGGAAAGAAGGTAGTGGCCTGGGCCGGAAGAAGCAGGGCATCGTGACGCCCATTGAG GCCCAGACACGGGTGCGGGGTTCCGGCTTGGGGGCCCGAGGCAGCTCCTACGGGGTCACCTCAACCGAGTCCTACAAGGAGACACTGCACAAGACAATGGTGACCCGCTTCAACGAGGCCCAGTGA